The DNA sequence GCCGAAGAAGGTGGCCAAATCGTACACGCCCCGTTGCGAACAGGCCGCCTGGAAGCGGTGGTCGTGGGCGATGATCCAGGCCACGAGGTAGCCCGCGTACGAGCCGCCCGTCACGACCAGCTTCTGCGGGTCGGCCCAGCCTTCGGCCACGGTTTTGTCGAGGTAGGCCAGCACGTCGGCGCTGGGGCCCGTGCCCCAATCGTTGATGTTGGCGCGCAGGAACTGCTGGCCGTAGCCGCCCGAGCCGCGGGGGTTGCCGTACACCACGCCGTAGCCCTGGGCGGCGAAGTATTGGAACTCGTGCCACATGCTGGCCTCGCCGGGGCCCCACATGGCCGCGGGCCCCCCGTGGATGTCGAGCAGCAACGGGTACTTGCGGCCGGCCTGGTAGGCGGTGGGCTTCATCACCCAATACTCCACCGTCAAGCCCTTGTCGTTCACGAAGCTGTGCTTCTCAGGCATGGATAATTGCCGGTTTTTCACCCAGTCGTTGAAGGTGCCGGCGCGCTCCACCTTACGCAGCCCGGCGTCGGCCACGAACAGATCGGAGGGGTTACGCACGCCGGTTTGGGCAAATACCACCCGGCCCTGGGCCACGTCGAAGCTCAGGATGCCGGTGTCGGCGGCCGAGAGTTTTTCAATTTTCCGGGTTTTCACGTTGGCCCGGTACAGTGGAGCCCCGCCGTTGGCCTGGGCCGTGAAGTACAGGTACTGCTCGTCGCTACTCCAGGCCAGGGCCCCCTTGCTGCGGTCGAAAGGAATGGTAATCATATCCTTAGCACTACCGTTCAGTGGCAGCAGGGCCAGCGTGGGCACGGCCACGCGCCCGGTGGGCTCCTGCTGGAACGCCAGCCACTTGCCCGAGGGCGACACCCTCAGGCTGGAATACGCGGTGCTGTCGCGGCCCAGCAGCAGGCGCGGGTGGCGGCCGGCGCGGTCGGTCAGGTAGAGCCCGTTTTCCTGGGCGCGGTCGGGGTGGCGCAGCGAATCGAGGGCGGCCAGCAGCACCAGGTGCTGGCCATCGGGCGTGAACTCAGCCTGCGAAAACCGGTAGAAGCCGTGGGTAACCGCCACGGGCGGGGCCCCCGCCTCGATAGCGCTGACGAGGAAAAACTGCGAAAAGCTCTGCTCCGCCGACACATCTTTCTCGTCCTGGAAATTCAGGTTATCAAGCACTTTGGCCTTTTTATCCACCTCGTTTTTGTCGAGGTAAGCACGGATTTCGGCCAGGTTACCGTCGGCGTTGGGTTTGGCGGGGCCTAGCAGGCTGTTCTTGGCAAAGCCCGGTTTTTCGAACGACCAGCCCGGCACGCCCTTCGCCGCGTTCAGCACCGAGTCGCGCAGCAATTCGCGCAGCGGCACCGGCGACGAAAACAGAATTTGCCGGCCGTCGGGCGACCATTTGGGGGCCCCAGCGCCGTACTTGTAGCGGGTCAGCTGGCGGGCTTCGCCGCCATCAATGGGCATGACGAACACCTGCGGCTTGTCGTCCACGGTGCGCACGAAGGCCAGCTGGCGGCCGTCGGGGCTCCAGGCCGGCTGGCTCGCGCCTTCTTTGCTAGAAGTGAGCTGCCGCAGCGAGGCCCCCGCCGCGGTGCCCACCTGGTAGAGCTGGGTCACGTTTTTGTAATCGCCCTTACTCTTCTCGTCGGGCTCCGCGGCCAGCACCGTGAAGGCCGCCCGGCGCCCGTCGCGCGTCAGCGTGATGCCGCCCACCTGCTGGATTTTTAGCAAGTCGGTCACCTGCACCGGCCCGGGGCTCTGCTGGGCCCGGGCGGCGGGGATAAGGCCACAGGCCAGAAGAATAAGGGTCGTTTTTTTCATGAGTTAAGGGGTTAATTTGAATGTAGCGTTGCCTTTTTCGCGGCAGTAAGCATGATTAGTTATGCGGGAAAGATGCTTCGCTGCGCTCTGCATGACGTTCTACTTCGCTCATCTTTAACGCCAGCCCCGGGGCCCCGGCTACTGCACCGGCGCGGGCCCCGCTACGGCGGCGGCGCGGTTCACCTGGCCCGCAAACCGCTCGATGGCAGCGCCGGTGCGCCGGATTTGCTCGTCGGCTTCGGCCCACTTGCGCTCCTCCACGGCTTCGCGGATGCCGGGCAGGGTTTTCACACCGTAGCCAGTGTAGAAACCGGGCGCGTAGAGCTGGTGCCG is a window from the Hymenobacter nivis genome containing:
- a CDS encoding S9 family peptidase, producing MKKTTLILLACGLIPAARAQQSPGPVQVTDLLKIQQVGGITLTRDGRRAAFTVLAAEPDEKSKGDYKNVTQLYQVGTAAGASLRQLTSSKEGASQPAWSPDGRQLAFVRTVDDKPQVFVMPIDGGEARQLTRYKYGAGAPKWSPDGRQILFSSPVPLRELLRDSVLNAAKGVPGWSFEKPGFAKNSLLGPAKPNADGNLAEIRAYLDKNEVDKKAKVLDNLNFQDEKDVSAEQSFSQFFLVSAIEAGAPPVAVTHGFYRFSQAEFTPDGQHLVLLAALDSLRHPDRAQENGLYLTDRAGRHPRLLLGRDSTAYSSLRVSPSGKWLAFQQEPTGRVAVPTLALLPLNGSAKDMITIPFDRSKGALAWSSDEQYLYFTAQANGGAPLYRANVKTRKIEKLSAADTGILSFDVAQGRVVFAQTGVRNPSDLFVADAGLRKVERAGTFNDWVKNRQLSMPEKHSFVNDKGLTVEYWVMKPTAYQAGRKYPLLLDIHGGPAAMWGPGEASMWHEFQYFAAQGYGVVYGNPRGSGGYGQQFLRANINDWGTGPSADVLAYLDKTVAEGWADPQKLVVTGGSYAGYLVAWIIAHDHRFQAACSQRGVYDLATFFGEGNAWRLVPNYFGGYPWEPAVRAVLTRESPITYVQNITTPYIIFHGESDRRTGFVQSEMMFRSLKVLGRPVEYVRHPGGTHELTRSGDNRQRIDQMLRTYEFFERYINTKAVVAQ